Proteins encoded by one window of Portunus trituberculatus isolate SZX2019 chromosome 27, ASM1759143v1, whole genome shotgun sequence:
- the LOC123509702 gene encoding pyruvate dehydrogenase [acetyl-transferring]-phosphatase 1, mitochondrial-like, with the protein MARVFSHLFQNVKPLSHRLDRPVRCGVAGWERLFHNTPGLYAFPRPKLSPQEVSQILRQNEGVVQVSGCGDHEWSPDEVAPAATYSIDSVDSNQLASNSPIEDKLAAARCLHTTGYLFGVFDGHGGPECSQVVAKRLFDYIAASLLPRSELRRVVAEWQAGSPIALTQVYNDNSMFVSELQEIYDASLLRYCNQLLTSVSEDFSMEEALARSFTQLDGDLGREVEENQRSAVLEPLVRVALSGSVACVAHVDGPHLHIANTGDCGAVLGSQRQDGGSGWQALRLTEDHTWENPLEVERVVSEHPANEAETVVKDQRLLGLLMPFRAFGDFRFKWDREKLLSVIQRYADHNSIIPTSLTPPYLTALPEVTYHRLRPHDRFLLMASDGLWECMTPLDSVMLVGEYMSGRQTLQPVHLPHHGVTLREVEQVLEQRLKGLSLKPVDTSAATHLIRHAIGVSDTGLDHARLSHSLTLPPEVRRYFRDDISIHVIFFDSNFLRVCPIEI; encoded by the exons ATGGCCAGAGTGTTCTCCCACTTATTCCAGAATGTAAAGCCTTTGTCTCACCGGTTGGATCGCCCAGTGCGGTGTGGAGTGGCGGGGTGGGAGCGGCTATTCCACAACACCCCAGGCCTGTACGCCTTCCCCAGGCCTAAATTGTCACCACAGGAG GTGTCCCAGATTCTACGTCAGAATGAGGGAGTGGTACAAGTTAGTGGGTGTGGTGATCATGAGTGGTCACCTGATGAAGTTGCTCCAGCTGCTACTTACTCCATAGACTCGGTTGATTCTAACCAGTTGGCCTCTAATAGCCCCATTGAGGACAAGTTGGCAGCTGCCCGTTGTCTCCACACTACAG GCTAcctgtttggtgtgtttgatggCCATGGAGGACCAGAGTGCAGCCAGGTGGTGGCCAAGAGGCTGTTTGACTACATTGCTGCATCCCTCTTGCCTCGCTCTGAGCTACGGCGAGTGGTGGCAGAATGGCAGGCAGGGTCTCCCATAGCCCTTACACAGGTGTACAATGATAATTCAATGTTTGTCTCTGAACTGCAGGAGATATATGATGCCTCCCTCCTACGTTACTGCAATCAACTGCTGACTTCAGTATCTGAAGACTTCAGCATGGAAGAAGCACTGGCACGGTCCTTTACCCAACTAGATGGAGACCTTGGAAGGGAAGTTGAGGAGAACCAGCGCTCAGCTGTGCTAGAACCACTGGTGCGTGTGGCACTGTCTGGCTCAGTGGCTTGTGTGGCTCACGTGGATGGACCTCATCTTCACATAGCCAACACTGGTGACTGTGGGGCTGTGCTAGGCAGCCAGCGACAGGATGGGGGCAGTGGCTGGCAGGCACTGCGACTCACTGAGGACCACACCTGGGAGAACCCATTGGAAGTGGAGCGAGTGGTGTCTGAACACCCAGCCAATGAGGCAGAGACTGTGGTGAAGGACCAGCGGTTGCTTGGGCTCCTTATGCCCTTTAGAGCCTTTGGGGACTTTCGCTTCAAATGGGATCGTGAGAAACTGCTTAGTGTAATTCAACGTTATGCTGATCATAATAGCATAATTCCAACCAGCCTCACTCCCCCATACCTCACTGCCCTGCCAGAAGTCACCTATCACCGTCTTCGGCCACATGACAGGTTCTTGTTGATGGCCTCGGATGGCTTGTGGGAATGCATGACCCCATTGGATTCTGTCATGTTGGTGGGAGAGTACATGTCAGGCCGCCAAACCCTCCAGCCAGTGCATCTCCCACACCATGGTGTCACCCTCAGGGAGGTTGAACAGGTGTTAGAGCAGAGACTTAAGGGCCTCTCCCTCAAGCCTGTGGATACCAGTGCTGCCACACACCTCATTCGCCATGCTATTGGTGTCTCTGACACCGGCCTGGACCATGCTagactctctcactccctcacgctTCCTCCAGAGGTCCGTCGTTATTTCAGGGATGACATATCCATTCACGTCATATTTTTTGATTCTAACTTTTTGAGAGTCTGTCCGATAGAAATTTAA